The Salvelinus alpinus chromosome 14, SLU_Salpinus.1, whole genome shotgun sequence genomic sequence ATATTCTGTCCCAAGATATTCCTCATATTCTGAATATTAGGATATTCTAAATCTACCTTTGTGTTTCAGATGAGGTGAGGACAGGTATCTATCGTCAGTTGTTCCACCCTGAGCAGCTGATCACTGGTAAGGAAGATGCTGCCAACAACTACGCCCGCGGTCACTACACCATCGGCAAGGAGATCATTGACATCGTGCTGGACAGGACACGCAAACTGGTGAGTCATCATTCTGAAACAGGCCTCTAACTAGGGTTCTACACGGAACCTTTTTCATTCTAGAAGGTTCTTCAGAAACCTTCTCTATGGAATAAAGCGTTTTAAAAGGGTTCTTTCAGTTGGCCAATAAGTTGTACCTGGAACCATAAAGGGTTATCTTACAGGGacaagccgaagaaccctttatggttctaggtagaacatgCAAACAGGTTCTCCATTCTATTCTTACTGCTATAACATAAGATCACATCTAACAATGTTATTGTACCATTTCTCCATCAGGCTGACCAGTGCACTGGGCTCCAGGGATTCCTCATCTTCCACAGCTTCGGAGGAGGCACCGGTTCTGGTTTCACCTCCCTGCTGATGGAACGTCTGTCTGTCGACTACGGAAAGAAGTCTAAGCTGGAGTTTGCCGTTTACCCAGCTCCCCAGGTGTCCACGGCTGTGGTGGAGCCCTACAACTCTATCCTGACCACCCACACCACCCTGGAGCACTCTGACTGTGCCTTCATGGTGGACAATGAGGCCATCTATGATATCTGTCGTAGGAACCTTGACATTGAGCGTCCCTCATACACCAACCTCAACAGGCTCATTGGTCAGATCGTCTCCTCCATCACTGCCTCCCTGCGTTTCGATGGAGCCCTGAATGTtgatctgacagagttccagaccaACTTGGTGCCCTACCCCCGTATCCACTTCCCTCTGGCCACCTATGCCCCAGTCATCTCCGCTGAGAAGGCCTATCACGAGCAGCTGTCAGTCGCTGACATCACCAACGCCTGCTTTGAGCCGGCCaatcagatggtgaagtgtgaccCTCGTCACGGCAAATACATGGCCTGCTGTCTCCTGTACCGTGGCGACGTTGTTCCCAAAGATGTCAACTCTGCCATCGCTGCCATCAAAACCAAGAGGAGCATCCAGTTTGTGGACTGGTGTCCCACTGGCTTCAAGGTGGGTATCAACTACCAGCCCCCTACGGTGGTTCCTGGAGGAGACCTGGCCAAGGTCCAGAGGGCCGTGTGCATGCTGAGTAACACCACAGCCATCGCTGAGGCCTGGGCCCGTCTGGACCACAAGTTTGACCTGATGTATGCCAAGAGAGCCTTCGTGCACTGGTACGTTGGTGAGGGCATGGAGGAGGGAGAGTTCTCTGAGGCCAGGgaagacatggcagctctggagAAGGATTATGAAGAGGTGGGCACTGACAGCGTGGGAGAAgaggatgaagagggagaggaataTTAAAAGGCTAAATGTGCTTTGCCACCCTACATTCCAACACTGACCGTTGGAGTCCTACGCTTAACATGACAGCAACACATTCCCCACTGCAGTGTTAACAGTCTCTGTTACATCTAGTCATGTTGTGTCAGGGTTCTCAATAAACACGCCACGTCTCTTGTCTAGACAAAAAAAAATAGAATGTGAAACGAGTTTGTTT encodes the following:
- the LOC139538925 gene encoding tubulin alpha chain-like, with protein sequence MRECISMHVGQAGVQMGNACWELYCLEHGIQPDGQMPSDKTRGGGDDSFNTFFSETGAGKHVPRAIFVDLEPTVIDEVRTGIYRQLFHPEQLITGKEDAANNYARGHYTIGKEIIDIVLDRTRKLADQCTGLQGFLIFHSFGGGTGSGFTSLLMERLSVDYGKKSKLEFAVYPAPQVSTAVVEPYNSILTTHTTLEHSDCAFMVDNEAIYDICRRNLDIERPSYTNLNRLIGQIVSSITASLRFDGALNVDLTEFQTNLVPYPRIHFPLATYAPVISAEKAYHEQLSVADITNACFEPANQMVKCDPRHGKYMACCLLYRGDVVPKDVNSAIAAIKTKRSIQFVDWCPTGFKVGINYQPPTVVPGGDLAKVQRAVCMLSNTTAIAEAWARLDHKFDLMYAKRAFVHWYVGEGMEEGEFSEAREDMAALEKDYEEVGTDSVGEEDEEGEEY